In Catharus ustulatus isolate bCatUst1 chromosome 36, bCatUst1.pri.v2, whole genome shotgun sequence, a genomic segment contains:
- the LOC117009868 gene encoding leucine-rich repeat LGI family member 4-like, with translation MGSPLALLPLLLLLGGVTPIFEGIPIFGAGLPKGGGACPGGCACDRDGAWCRGGRGRPPGAPPALGHALPDPLGHRGPAPGELPAPSRADPAPRHLGPFGIHRGRSLRGTGGTGVPVHQGLPAGLHCSLGSPGALIPEFGQQPPELLPLGLFQDLGTLSQLDLRGKPWRCDCGLRWLLAWLGARPSPTGPEGGGRCRGPLPHQGTPLALLSPRQLQCQRHGSSPVACHPLAIGDTLLLVVAQVGGGSWVWRRSGGPSSPFIRHQALGSGQLHRPHAVTAACLGGHLYLGVAPAPCSAGVPEGSTCTSSCGHGSATCTWSSWSWAGARRSWCARRVRSQALLGQG, from the exons ATGGGCTcccccctggccctgctccccctgctgctcctcctgggggGGGTCACCCCCATTTTTGAGGGGATCCCGATTTTTGGGGCGGGGCTCCCCaaagggggcggggcctgtCCCGGGGGCTGCGCCTGCGACCGGGACGGAGCCTGGTgccggggggggcgggggcgTCCCCCGGGGGCTCCCCCCGCGCTTGGCCACGCT CTCCCTGATCCGCTGGGACATCGAggccctgccccaggggagcTTCCGGCACCTTCCAGGGCTGACCCTGCT cctcGTCACCTCGGGCCATTTGGGATCCATCGGGGACGGAGCCTTCgagggactgggggcactggagTACCT GTTCATCAAGGACTCCCGGCTGGGCTCCATTGCTCCCTCGGCTCTCCGGGGGCTCTAATTCCT GAGTTTGGCCAACAACCGCCGGAGTTGCTGCCACTGGGGCTGTTCCaggacctggggacactgagccagCT ggacCTCCGTGGCAAGCCGTGGCGCTGTGACTGTGGCCTGCGCTggctgctggcctggctgggcgcccgcccctcccccaccggCCCTGAGGGCGGGGGGCGCTGCCGggggcccctcccccaccaggGCACCCCCCTGGCGCTGCTGAGCCCGCGGCAGCTCCAGTGCCAGCGCCACG GCTCCTCCCCCGTCGCCTGCCACCCCCTGGCCATTGGTGAcaccctgctgctggtggtggccCAGGTGGGTGGTGGCTCCTGGGTTTGGCGCCGCTCTGGCGGCCCCAGCTCACCCTTCATCCGCCACCAAGCGCTGGGCTCAGGCCAGCTCCACCGTCCCCACGCCGTCACCGCCGCTTGCCTCGGCGGCCACCTCTACCTGGGGGTGGCACCAGCACCGTGTTCTGCTGGAGTTCCGGAGGGTTCTacctgcaccagcagctgcgGCCATGGCAGCGCAACATGCACCTGGagttcctggagctgggcaggcgCGCGGCGCTCGTGGTGTGCCCGACGTGTACGCAGCCAAGCACTTCTGGGTCAAGGGTAG
- the LOC117009835 gene encoding zinc finger protein 154-like, protein MEEAEKPRSSLMRKGCKPSPGSCEEQRPSVSREGGRRSRQSSELVEKPPGGEKPHKCLECGKGFSYRSELIRHQKIHTGEKPYECGECGKSFSDRSNLNRHQRIHTGERPYECEKCGKGFSDSSNLMQHQAIHTGERPHTCLECGKTFGWSASLRVHQRIHTGERPYECPVCGKSFSQSCNLSQHRRSQH, encoded by the coding sequence ATGGAGGAGGCAGAAAAGCCCCGGAGCTCCCTCATGAGGAAGGGctgcaaacccagcccagggagctgtgaggaGCAAAGACCCTCCGTGAGCCGGGAAGGCGGCCGGagatccaggcagagctcagagctggtggAGAAACCTCCTGGAGGGGAGAAGCCCCACAAGTGCTTGGAATGTGGGAAGGGTTTCAGCTACAGGTCTGAGCTGATCCGGCACCAGAAGATCCACACTGGGGAAAAGCCCTACGAGTGTGGGGAATGCGGGAAAAGCTTCAGTGACAGATCCAACCTGAACAGGCACCAGAGGATCCACACTGGGGAGCGGCCCTATGAGTGTGAGAAGTGTGGGAAGGGCTTCAGTGACAGCTCCAATCTGATGCAGCACCAGGCGATCCACACAGGGGAGAGGCCCCACACCTGCTTAGAATGTGGGAAGACCTTTGGATGGAGTGCCAGCCTGAGAGTCCACCAGCGCATCCACACCGGAgagaggccctacgagtgtcctgtgtgtgggaagagcttctcaCAGAGCTGTAACTTGTCCCAACACCGAAGGAGCCAGCATTAA